A genomic segment from Ptychodera flava strain L36383 chromosome 8, AS_Pfla_20210202, whole genome shotgun sequence encodes:
- the LOC139138610 gene encoding uncharacterized protein yields MSDFLQFAVVLAAALAVVYYTGHGPFLLRKTTEIVYGKPGCAPVPAIGNVTLHYFAARGRGEPIRMILEEAKIFYNETGFTKDTWPEAKAKGIEEGLYTFGQVPAITTSSGVQMVQSQAITHYIGRSTGMECNCEDLHFCEAVALAVEDIAQKFGKVVYDPEFTIKSRNDYLKDTASVWLGYLEKIAPCLEAKDKAFFASERLTWVDFLVFNIIDVHIELAQVKIAGVAPINILENHPKLSAFYSKFKARPKIAVYLESSRRPAFNLPYPPKAAIPQQKAAPAPAAAAEQQKKQQQVPKKQAAPPAAAQQQAKKPETPRQNPRRSNHPRRNPRHSNNNSNHLNQSQHNNPRYHNPLRSKRNPQHRLGKLSKLPNRHHHSPSLLPRHLEKNKKNLKSKHANLREYWV; encoded by the exons ATGTCCGACTTTCTGCAGTTTGCTGTGGTGCTGGCCGCTGCCTTAGCTGTTGTATACTACACGGGACATGGACCGTTCTTGCTCAG GAAAACTACTGAAATAGTGTATGGAAAACCAGGGTGTGCTCCGGTGCCTGCAATTGGAAATGTTACCCTGCATTACTTTGCTGCCAGAGGGAGAGGGGAACCCATCCGCATGATTCTGGAGGAGGCCAAGATTTTCTATAATGAGACGGGCTTCACCAAAGACACCTGGCCAGAGGCCAAGGCCAAGGGAATCGAGGAAGGACTTTACACATTTGGACAGG TGCCTGCTATCACTACGTCAAGTGGTGTTCAAATGGTACAGAGTCAAGCCATTACTCACTACATCGGCAGATCTACAGGCATGGAATGCAACTGTGAAGATCTACACTTCTGTGAGGCAGTAGCCCTCGCCGTAG aGGATATTGCACAGAAGTTTGGTAAAGTAGTCTATGATCCAGAATTCACTATCAAGTCCCGCAACGATTACCTCAAAGATACAGCATCGGTGTGGTTGGGATACTTGGAAAAGATTGCACCATGCCTTGAGGCAAAG GACAAAGCATTCTTTGCCAGTGAAAGACTGACCTGGGTTGACTTCCTGGTCTTCAACATCATTGACGTTCATATCGAGCTGGCCCAGGTGAAGATTGCCGGGGTTGCTCCAATCAACATCCTGGAAAATCATCCCAAACTTAGTGCATTCTACAGCAAGTTCAAAGCCAGACCAAAGATTGCTGTGTACCTGGAGAGCTCCCGCAGACCTGCCTTCAACCTGCCTTATCCTCCTAAGGCGGCTATTCCACAGCAGAAGGCTGCACCCGCACCAGCAGCTGCAGCTGAGCAGCAGAAGAAACAGCAACAGGTTCCCAAGAAGCAAGCGGCACCACCTGCAGCCGCCCAACAACAAGCCAAGAAACCTGAGACCCCCAGGCAAAACCCCAGACGCAGCAACCACCCCAGGCGAAACCCCAGgcacagcaacaacaacagcaaccaCCTAAACCAAAGCCAGCACAACAACCCAAGGTACCACAACCCACTCCGGAGCAAAAGAAACCCGCAGCACAGGCTGGGCAAGCTCAGCAAGCTGCCAAACAGGCACCACCACAGCCCAAGCCTGCTGCCCAGACACCTggaaaagaacaagaaaaacCTAAAAAGTAAACATGCTAATCTGAGGGAATACTGGGTTTaa